From Desulfuromonas soudanensis, the proteins below share one genomic window:
- a CDS encoding tetratricopeptide repeat protein, whose translation MPDKDSDALIQKGIAAIEDGNTLVALLHFEKAARFDPSPVALSYLGYCMARENRQMQKALSLCTNALQADPHKPLYYLNLGRVYLLAGEKGKAIKTFRKGLKQGRSPQIIEELKALGLRGTPTILSLSRNNPLNKYLGLLLERLGLR comes from the coding sequence ATGCCTGACAAGGATTCCGATGCCCTGATCCAGAAGGGGATCGCCGCCATCGAGGACGGCAACACCCTGGTCGCCCTGCTGCACTTCGAAAAAGCGGCCCGATTCGACCCCTCCCCCGTCGCCCTCTCCTACCTCGGCTACTGCATGGCCCGGGAAAACCGGCAGATGCAGAAGGCCCTGAGCCTGTGCACCAACGCGCTGCAGGCCGACCCCCACAAACCCCTCTACTATCTCAACCTCGGTCGGGTCTACCTCCTGGCCGGCGAGAAGGGGAAGGCGATCAAAACCTTCCGCAAGGGGCTCAAACAGGGGAGAAGCCCGCAGATCATCGAAGAACTCAAGGCACTCGGCCTGCGGGGGACGCCGACGATTCTCTCCCTCTCCCGCAACAACCCCCTCAACAAATACCTCGGCCTCCTGCTGGAAAGGCTCGGCCTGCGCTAA
- the glpD gene encoding glycerol-3-phosphate dehydrogenase — MSIHSPPSPHQRDPSRLTRQRFDALIIGGGINGAGIARDLALRGVRVALVEKEDFASGTSSASTKLVHGGLRYLERFDFRLVFESCRERRILQTIAPHLVRPLPFFIPVYKGDPRSLLTIRAGMTLYDLLALFRNTGRHTILSADETLRSEPALQGEGLVGAARYWDCRMDDARLCLENILAAAEAGAEVFNYMTLTSLLKRGGKVCGARLRDGIDGQEREVEATVIINATGPWLDRLCALDGDDAAKLRTTRGTHILVPRINCGDEALYLTAGRDDRLFFVIPWGELSLIGTTDVDDRRDPDNLTPTEDDIAYLLGEAKRHLRTPELKRDDIVSSFAGLRPLVAEEESKATRTSREHRLFTSASGLLSVGGGKYTTYRAVAEEVSSRVMELLGRPRGPSLTGSTPLPGGATGDFRRYLATQVPLWRSACDLPRERLEGLADLYGSRTPRLLAMADAEPDLLYPIVAGSPLLALQVAYAVDFEGARTPEDILRRRTPLALLPGRGLAELPAVAEIMASRLGIDRDRRQEWENSYRKRYLTP; from the coding sequence ATGAGCATCCACTCCCCCCCTTCTCCCCACCAGCGCGACCCCTCGCGCCTGACCCGGCAGCGCTTCGACGCCCTGATCATCGGCGGCGGCATCAACGGTGCCGGCATCGCCCGCGACCTGGCGCTGCGCGGCGTCCGTGTCGCCCTGGTGGAAAAGGAAGATTTCGCCTCGGGAACCTCCAGCGCCTCGACCAAGCTGGTCCACGGCGGCCTCCGCTATCTCGAACGCTTCGACTTCCGGCTGGTCTTCGAGTCCTGCCGCGAGCGCCGCATCCTGCAGACCATCGCCCCTCACCTGGTGCGCCCCCTCCCCTTTTTCATCCCCGTCTACAAGGGGGACCCCCGCTCCCTCCTCACCATCCGCGCGGGGATGACCCTCTACGACCTTCTCGCCCTCTTTCGCAACACCGGCCGGCACACCATCCTCTCGGCCGACGAAACCCTCCGCAGCGAGCCGGCCCTGCAGGGCGAAGGCCTTGTCGGAGCGGCCCGCTACTGGGATTGCCGCATGGACGATGCCCGGCTCTGCCTGGAAAACATCCTGGCGGCGGCCGAAGCCGGGGCCGAGGTCTTCAACTACATGACCCTGACCTCCCTGCTGAAAAGGGGAGGAAAGGTCTGCGGAGCCCGGCTGCGCGACGGCATCGACGGCCAGGAACGGGAGGTCGAGGCGACCGTCATCATCAATGCCACCGGTCCCTGGCTCGACCGCCTCTGTGCCCTCGATGGCGACGACGCGGCGAAACTGCGCACGACCCGCGGTACCCACATCCTCGTTCCCCGTATCAATTGCGGCGACGAGGCGCTCTATCTGACCGCCGGACGGGACGACCGGCTCTTTTTCGTCATCCCCTGGGGAGAGCTCTCCCTGATCGGCACCACCGATGTCGACGACCGCCGGGATCCCGACAACCTCACCCCCACAGAGGACGACATCGCCTATCTGCTCGGGGAAGCCAAGCGCCACCTGCGCACCCCGGAACTCAAGCGCGACGACATCGTCTCCTCCTTCGCCGGACTCCGCCCCTTGGTGGCCGAAGAGGAATCGAAGGCGACGCGCACCTCCCGGGAACATCGCCTCTTCACCTCTGCCTCAGGGCTCCTTTCCGTCGGCGGCGGGAAGTACACCACCTACCGGGCGGTGGCCGAGGAGGTTTCCTCTCGGGTCATGGAGCTTCTCGGGCGCCCCCGGGGCCCCTCCCTGACCGGGAGCACCCCCCTCCCCGGCGGCGCCACCGGCGACTTCCGCCGGTACCTGGCGACCCAGGTCCCCCTCTGGAGAAGCGCCTGCGATCTCCCCCGGGAACGGCTGGAGGGGCTGGCCGACCTCTACGGATCACGAACTCCGCGGCTTCTGGCCATGGCCGATGCCGAGCCGGACCTTCTGTACCCCATCGTCGCCGGGTCCCCCCTCCTCGCCCTCCAGGTGGCCTATGCCGTCGACTTCGAAGGGGCCCGGACGCCCGAGGATATCCTCCGTCGCCGCACACCCCTGGCCCTCCTTCCGGGACGGGGTCTGGCCGAACTCCCTGCCGTCGCCGAAATCATGGCGAGCCGCCTCGGAATCGACCGGGACCGCAGGCAGGAATGGGAAAACAGCTACCGGAAGCGCTACCTTACCCCCTGA
- a CDS encoding GPMC system MBL fold metallohydrolase, with amino-acid sequence MSEALLTLTILGSGTSTGVPVIGCSCPVCLSTRPENSRTRCSALLSWGGKNVLLDTSTDLRQQMLREGVRAIDAVLYTHTHADHVHGIDDLRAFNLTGGEAIPIFGSKETIALIRRNFGYIFEEDVEPGYRPRLVTREVAAPFQLFGETVRPLPLRHGGTWCLGYRIGPLAYLTDCSAIPAETERQLQGLEVLVIDALRFRPHTTHFNIPQALEVAGRLGARRTLLTHLSHEVEHLRDSAILPAGVEFACDGQQLTLNLGTKAATP; translated from the coding sequence ATGAGCGAGGCGCTATTGACCCTGACCATTCTCGGCTCGGGGACCAGCACCGGGGTTCCGGTGATCGGCTGTTCCTGCCCGGTCTGCCTCTCGACCCGGCCGGAGAATTCCCGCACCCGGTGCAGCGCTCTTCTCTCCTGGGGGGGAAAAAACGTCCTCCTGGACACCTCCACCGACCTGCGGCAGCAGATGCTGCGGGAGGGGGTTCGGGCCATCGACGCCGTTCTCTACACCCACACCCACGCCGATCACGTCCACGGCATCGACGATCTGCGGGCCTTCAACCTCACCGGCGGCGAGGCGATCCCCATCTTCGGCTCCAAGGAAACCATCGCCCTGATCCGCCGGAATTTCGGTTATATTTTCGAAGAGGACGTTGAACCGGGGTACCGGCCGCGCCTCGTCACCCGAGAAGTCGCCGCCCCCTTCCAACTCTTCGGCGAGACCGTCCGCCCCCTGCCGCTGCGCCATGGCGGCACTTGGTGCCTCGGCTACCGCATCGGGCCCCTTGCCTACCTCACCGACTGCAGCGCCATCCCGGCGGAGACGGAACGCCAGCTGCAGGGACTCGAGGTTCTGGTCATCGATGCCCTGCGCTTCCGGCCCCATACGACACACTTCAATATTCCCCAGGCGCTCGAGGTCGCCGGACGCCTGGGAGCCAGACGCACCCTGCTCACCCATCTGAGCCACGAGGTGGAACACCTGCGCGATTCGGCCATTCTCCCCGCGGGGGTCGAGTTTGCCTGCGATGGCCAGCAATTGACCCTGAATCTCGGAACGAAAGCGGCCACCCCTTGA
- a CDS encoding methyl-accepting chemotaxis protein, giving the protein MVGLLKLRGKILLSLIGLSVIPLAAVVLVVLQLTGDQLEREMEERAAGVADFVEISTTLSQREYGNYIQLMSRNAEVVNTVYYATLSGETEGLQAIAEEAQKSYGFDLVEILGADGTLIFRSVTTEGLPAVTGREHPVIQDSLEGESSYALGTFDGQLGVVTASPVATQQEVIGHLVGVSFLDKGFANKLKALSHSEVAFFDEKGVYATTHEGLQGLDLTILQSSASELEEMGRGIVSSRQIRRMTIGGDPFALIANSLGSGQAGVLLAIDISEMVSSQEKTRQLLWLLLLVLGTVAGLIGVVISRGITRPLAEVVANLKNIAEGEGDLTQILQVSSRDEVGALAESFNAFVARLREMVQRTRTVSIDLVGATEKIRTSSNEVNAGAIRQSQALEESFRAIQGIDSAVSGIAESTGVLVHAVEESSSATLELGATIEEIASQMEKLFGTVDEVSSSISEMSVASQQVAENVEILTSSTEVTASSIIELDASIKEIEENAERTNRLSEEAARDAEEGKAAVDESIRGIGEVRQTVDRANEAIKVLGKQSDAIGKILNVIDEVADQTGLLALNAAIIAAQAGEHGRGFAVVAVEIRQLADRTAVSTREIGTIIGGLQAGTRAAVDAMTAGSERVNREVERSKVAGAALEKIRNSTLKASEQVQGIVRATQEQSRGSRQITDSINQVATMLGQIATAVKQQTEGSRQLARAAEAMREIASQGKISTREQAKGSHQIGASMEQVRNMIERIDAATREQTQRSAQVVEAVASIRAIAEGNAARTAELDQVMAILSRQTAALEDEVGAFKV; this is encoded by the coding sequence ATGGTCGGGTTGTTGAAGTTGCGCGGGAAAATCCTTCTGTCCCTGATCGGTCTTTCCGTCATCCCCCTGGCGGCCGTCGTCCTGGTGGTTCTGCAGCTCACCGGCGATCAGCTCGAGCGAGAAATGGAGGAGCGGGCGGCGGGAGTCGCCGATTTCGTGGAGATTTCCACGACCCTTTCCCAGCGGGAATACGGCAACTATATCCAGCTCATGTCCCGCAACGCCGAGGTGGTCAATACCGTCTACTATGCGACCCTGAGCGGCGAGACAGAAGGGTTGCAGGCGATTGCCGAAGAGGCCCAGAAGAGCTACGGGTTCGATCTCGTCGAGATCCTCGGGGCCGACGGCACGCTGATCTTCCGTTCGGTCACCACCGAAGGGCTGCCGGCAGTCACCGGCAGGGAGCACCCGGTCATCCAGGACAGTCTGGAGGGGGAGTCGTCCTATGCCCTGGGAACCTTCGACGGCCAGCTCGGAGTCGTCACCGCCTCTCCGGTGGCGACTCAGCAGGAGGTCATCGGCCATCTGGTCGGCGTCTCCTTTCTCGACAAGGGTTTCGCCAATAAGCTCAAGGCCCTCAGCCACTCCGAGGTCGCCTTCTTCGATGAGAAGGGCGTCTACGCAACCACCCATGAAGGTCTGCAAGGCCTCGACCTGACCATCTTGCAATCGAGCGCCAGCGAACTTGAGGAAATGGGGCGGGGGATCGTGTCGAGCCGCCAGATCCGTCGCATGACCATCGGTGGGGATCCCTTTGCCCTGATCGCCAATTCCCTGGGGAGCGGGCAGGCCGGCGTCCTTCTGGCCATCGATATCTCGGAGATGGTCTCGTCCCAGGAAAAAACCCGTCAGCTCCTCTGGCTCCTCCTCCTCGTCCTCGGCACCGTCGCCGGTCTGATCGGCGTGGTGATCAGCCGCGGGATCACCCGCCCCCTGGCGGAGGTCGTCGCCAACTTGAAAAACATCGCCGAAGGGGAGGGGGATCTGACCCAGATCCTCCAGGTCAGCTCCCGGGACGAGGTGGGGGCCCTGGCCGAGAGTTTCAACGCCTTTGTCGCTCGCCTGCGGGAGATGGTGCAACGGACCCGGACGGTTTCGATCGATCTGGTCGGGGCGACGGAAAAAATCCGCACCTCCAGCAACGAGGTCAATGCCGGAGCGATCCGCCAGTCTCAGGCGTTGGAGGAGTCCTTCCGGGCCATCCAGGGGATCGACAGCGCCGTCTCCGGGATCGCCGAGAGCACCGGCGTCCTGGTTCATGCCGTCGAGGAGAGCTCGTCGGCGACCCTGGAACTCGGGGCGACGATCGAGGAGATCGCCTCCCAGATGGAAAAGCTCTTCGGGACCGTCGACGAGGTTTCCAGCTCCATCAGCGAAATGTCCGTCGCCAGCCAGCAGGTGGCGGAAAATGTCGAGATCCTTACCTCCTCCACCGAGGTGACCGCCTCCTCCATCATCGAGCTCGACGCCTCCATCAAGGAGATCGAGGAAAACGCCGAGCGCACCAACCGTCTCTCCGAAGAAGCGGCCCGCGACGCCGAGGAGGGGAAGGCGGCGGTGGACGAGTCGATCCGGGGGATCGGTGAGGTGCGTCAAACCGTTGACCGGGCCAACGAGGCCATCAAGGTGTTGGGGAAGCAGTCGGACGCCATCGGCAAGATTCTCAATGTCATCGACGAGGTCGCCGACCAGACCGGCCTTCTGGCCCTCAACGCAGCCATCATCGCCGCCCAGGCGGGGGAGCACGGCCGGGGTTTTGCCGTCGTGGCCGTGGAAATCCGCCAGCTGGCCGACCGCACCGCGGTTTCCACCCGGGAGATCGGGACGATTATCGGCGGCTTGCAGGCCGGAACCCGCGCAGCGGTCGATGCCATGACCGCCGGCAGCGAGCGGGTCAATCGGGAGGTGGAGCGATCCAAGGTGGCCGGTGCGGCCCTGGAAAAGATCCGCAACAGTACCCTCAAGGCCTCGGAGCAGGTGCAGGGGATCGTCCGCGCCACCCAGGAGCAGTCCCGGGGGAGTCGGCAGATCACCGATTCGATCAACCAGGTCGCCACGATGCTCGGGCAGATCGCCACCGCCGTCAAACAGCAGACCGAAGGGAGCCGGCAGTTGGCCCGCGCCGCCGAGGCGATGAGGGAAATCGCCTCCCAGGGGAAGATCAGCACCCGGGAGCAGGCCAAGGGGAGCCATCAGATCGGCGCCAGCATGGAGCAGGTGCGCAACATGATCGAGCGCATCGACGCGGCGACCCGCGAGCAGACCCAGCGCAGTGCCCAGGTCGTCGAGGCCGTGGCCAGCATCCGGGCGATCGCCGAAGGGAATGCCGCCCGCACCGCCGAACTCGACCAGGTCATGGCCATCCTTTCCCGGCAGACCGCGGCCCTTGAAGACGAGGTGGGTGCATTCAAGGTATGA
- a CDS encoding TIGR04442 family protein — protein sequence MHQEIRLHGHVNETIEYFATAAARDAYRCYFYETPGNTMRFFSPGNEFVLSRDGISHRGNGGTFCEYMFGVDLPLADLAKGDVRNRLVLYGATFQEGGSLQFTDHTEGVQSYDRIFLDGNAVANYFIFLTGSVSGPLQEQQEGILRLLGKLLKRTSCLEDGDDANLTDELFGLLGHKSSLYLIKLINKKHRLYQENFRELYYAHKSIPDHEFARLQLLAESLGVDKYQQERIRIDVMYKDPDNRRIVDEYKNFLIECNRKGSISTQEKARLTRLKTLSVRNKIPSALFYTLDEMLKHDKLVDSDEQDYISETREILAGLFLQEQQIDASIDSEDMVKLLYAKRRATENRDHTFEHILLETGKACDEKIRDGADLSLLEGFSYIVTYFDRYDSASAHINQLAFMENVRFTEEFVRSLLGNKKAFDELSPKLFEALFFNDIRDNKYLGLYGRKKVVCLQKGITAIEDGRLTIAGLLQQLGELNQQERLYGMLLSHVKERIRNFYSRYNTRAEQEALRLEVAEEIRNKGLSDGEIPDGLFRDVVVNIKKEAVYLHNLLPGIVAGRDIALREDFLENSGLDRFYVEELEREYFELNNLDMEDLYQIRKGFNA from the coding sequence ATGCATCAGGAAATCCGCCTCCACGGCCACGTCAACGAGACCATTGAATATTTCGCCACCGCCGCCGCCCGGGACGCCTACCGCTGCTATTTTTACGAAACCCCCGGCAACACCATGCGCTTCTTCTCTCCGGGGAACGAGTTCGTCCTCTCCCGCGACGGCATCAGCCACCGGGGGAACGGCGGCACTTTTTGCGAATACATGTTCGGGGTCGATCTTCCCCTGGCCGATCTGGCCAAGGGGGACGTGCGCAACCGTCTGGTCCTCTACGGGGCGACCTTTCAGGAGGGCGGGTCGTTGCAGTTCACCGACCATACGGAAGGGGTGCAGAGCTACGACCGGATTTTTCTCGACGGCAATGCGGTCGCCAACTACTTCATCTTCCTCACCGGCTCCGTTTCCGGACCCCTCCAGGAGCAACAGGAGGGGATCCTGCGTCTCCTCGGCAAACTTCTCAAGCGCACTTCCTGTCTGGAGGACGGGGACGACGCCAACCTCACGGACGAACTCTTCGGTCTTCTCGGCCACAAGAGTTCCCTTTACCTGATCAAGCTGATCAACAAAAAGCACCGGCTCTACCAGGAAAACTTCCGCGAACTCTACTATGCCCACAAGTCGATTCCCGATCACGAGTTCGCCCGCCTGCAGCTCCTGGCGGAGAGCCTCGGCGTCGACAAGTACCAGCAGGAGCGGATCCGCATCGATGTCATGTACAAGGACCCCGACAACCGGCGGATCGTCGACGAGTACAAGAACTTCCTCATCGAATGCAACCGCAAGGGGAGCATCAGCACCCAGGAAAAGGCCCGTCTCACCCGCCTCAAGACCCTGTCGGTGCGCAACAAGATCCCCTCGGCGCTTTTTTATACCCTCGACGAGATGCTCAAGCACGACAAGCTGGTCGATTCGGATGAGCAGGACTACATCTCGGAAACCCGGGAGATTCTTGCCGGACTCTTTCTCCAGGAGCAGCAGATCGACGCCAGCATCGACAGCGAGGATATGGTCAAGCTCCTTTACGCCAAGCGCCGGGCCACCGAGAACCGCGATCACACCTTCGAGCATATCCTCCTCGAGACCGGCAAGGCCTGCGACGAAAAGATCCGCGACGGCGCCGATCTCTCCCTTCTCGAGGGATTTTCCTATATCGTCACCTACTTCGACCGTTACGACAGCGCCTCGGCCCACATCAATCAGCTGGCCTTCATGGAGAACGTCCGCTTCACCGAGGAGTTTGTCCGCAGCCTTCTCGGCAACAAGAAGGCCTTCGACGAACTGTCTCCCAAGCTCTTCGAGGCCCTCTTCTTCAACGATATCAGGGACAACAAATACCTCGGCCTCTACGGCCGCAAAAAGGTCGTTTGTCTGCAGAAGGGGATTACCGCCATCGAAGACGGGCGTCTGACGATCGCCGGTCTGCTGCAGCAACTCGGCGAACTCAACCAGCAGGAGCGCCTCTACGGCATGCTTTTGTCCCACGTCAAGGAGCGGATCCGCAACTTCTACTCCCGCTACAACACCCGGGCCGAGCAGGAGGCGCTGCGTCTCGAGGTGGCCGAGGAGATCCGCAACAAGGGGCTCTCCGACGGCGAAATCCCCGACGGCCTCTTCCGCGACGTGGTGGTCAATATCAAGAAGGAGGCGGTCTACCTGCACAATCTCCTGCCGGGGATCGTCGCCGGTCGCGATATCGCCCTGCGGGAGGATTTCCTCGAGAACAGCGGCCTCGACCGCTTCTACGTCGAGGAGCTGGAGCGGGAATATTTCGAGCTCAACAACCTCGACATGGAAGACCTCTACCAGATCCGCAAGGGGTTCAACGCCTGA
- the fusA gene encoding elongation factor G, translating to MTHPPLDAIRNIGIISHIDAGKTTVSERILYYCGEIHRMGEVHDGLATMDWMPQEQERGITITSTSTSCRWRSWWINLIDTPGHIDFTVEVERSLRVLDGAVAVFSAVEGVQPQSESVWRQADRYRLPRLCLINKMDRVGADHQAVLEQIAERLQARAVLLQLPVGQEGSFSGTVDLLGEQMLSYSETDQGATVEISPIPGEMQGACDAARARVMEAAADFDDTILEDFLEGRPVTGERLTEALARGVRQARIFPVFLGAALRNKGIQPLLDAIGLFLPSPLEVPSPLARDPRGELPDRLLACDPSSPLCALAFKVVADEGRKLTYLRLYSGILRSGQAVLNGRTQTQEKVPRLFRMHAHKREQIDEARAGDIVAAAGLKEVLTGDTLCSPEDPRVLAGLNLPEPVVSLAVEPRGVDDREKLLPALEKLQWEDPTFRVREDGETGQTVLTGMGELHLEVIVDRLSRDFGVQVKTGRPQVVYRETVLRPVRRHEVFQREIDGRMQGGEVLLLLSPLPRGQGVKIRIEEEGNPLPAELLAALRESLSAGCRGGVISGYPLTDIEVQVLEAPFVANLTSETGIRAAAQKGLALAAREAGPTLLEPVMALELVVPTDSAGRVLGSLQQKRGKVEGMASRGSLETIRARIPLAEMFGYMTELRSATKGRGTYTMEFAHFDQAPEETLRRFGFL from the coding sequence ATGACCCATCCCCCCCTGGACGCGATCCGCAACATCGGCATCATTTCCCATATCGACGCCGGCAAGACCACGGTCTCCGAGCGCATCCTCTATTATTGCGGCGAGATACACCGCATGGGGGAGGTCCATGACGGCCTGGCGACCATGGACTGGATGCCCCAGGAGCAGGAGCGCGGCATCACCATTACCTCCACAAGCACCAGCTGTCGCTGGCGCTCCTGGTGGATCAATCTCATCGATACCCCGGGACACATCGACTTCACCGTCGAGGTCGAACGCTCGCTGCGGGTCCTCGACGGCGCCGTGGCGGTCTTCAGCGCCGTGGAAGGGGTCCAGCCGCAGAGCGAATCGGTGTGGCGTCAGGCCGACCGCTACCGTCTCCCCCGTCTCTGCCTGATCAACAAGATGGACCGTGTCGGGGCCGACCACCAGGCCGTTCTCGAGCAGATTGCCGAACGTCTGCAGGCCCGGGCGGTGCTGCTTCAGCTCCCCGTCGGCCAGGAGGGTTCCTTCTCCGGAACCGTCGATCTCCTCGGGGAGCAGATGCTCTCCTATTCCGAGACCGACCAGGGGGCGACGGTGGAGATCAGCCCCATACCCGGGGAAATGCAGGGGGCCTGCGACGCCGCCCGCGCCCGGGTGATGGAGGCGGCCGCCGACTTCGACGATACCATTCTCGAGGATTTCCTCGAGGGGCGGCCGGTGACCGGCGAACGCCTCACCGAGGCTTTGGCGCGCGGGGTCCGTCAGGCCCGGATTTTCCCGGTCTTTCTCGGCGCGGCGCTGCGCAACAAGGGGATCCAGCCCCTTCTCGACGCCATCGGCCTCTTTCTCCCCTCCCCCCTCGAGGTTCCGTCCCCTCTGGCCAGGGATCCACGAGGGGAACTCCCCGACCGGCTCCTTGCCTGCGATCCTTCGTCCCCGCTCTGCGCCCTGGCCTTCAAGGTCGTCGCCGACGAGGGGCGCAAGCTCACCTATCTGCGGCTTTACTCGGGTATCCTGCGCAGCGGTCAGGCGGTTCTCAACGGCCGCACCCAGACCCAGGAAAAAGTCCCCCGCCTCTTCCGGATGCACGCCCATAAACGCGAACAGATCGATGAAGCCCGGGCCGGAGACATCGTTGCCGCCGCCGGCCTCAAGGAAGTGCTCACCGGAGACACCCTCTGTTCCCCCGAGGACCCCAGGGTTCTGGCGGGGCTCAATCTCCCCGAGCCGGTGGTTTCCCTCGCCGTCGAACCCCGGGGGGTCGACGATCGGGAAAAACTCCTCCCGGCCCTGGAAAAGCTGCAATGGGAAGACCCGACCTTTCGCGTCCGGGAGGACGGCGAAACCGGCCAGACGGTTCTCACCGGAATGGGAGAATTGCACCTCGAGGTGATCGTCGACCGCCTCTCCCGCGATTTCGGCGTGCAGGTCAAGACCGGTCGTCCCCAGGTCGTCTACCGGGAGACGGTGCTGCGGCCGGTCCGGCGGCATGAGGTCTTTCAGCGGGAGATCGACGGCAGGATGCAGGGGGGGGAGGTTCTGCTCCTCCTCTCCCCCCTCCCCCGCGGCCAGGGGGTGAAGATCCGCATCGAGGAGGAGGGGAACCCCCTCCCTGCGGAGCTTCTGGCGGCGTTGCGCGAGAGTCTGTCCGCCGGCTGCCGGGGCGGCGTGATTTCCGGCTACCCTCTCACCGACATCGAGGTCCAGGTCCTCGAGGCCCCCTTCGTGGCCAACCTCACCAGCGAGACGGGGATCCGCGCCGCCGCCCAGAAGGGGCTGGCGCTGGCGGCCCGGGAGGCGGGGCCGACGCTTCTCGAGCCGGTCATGGCGCTGGAGCTGGTGGTCCCCACCGATTCGGCCGGGAGGGTCCTCGGCTCCCTGCAGCAGAAGCGGGGGAAGGTGGAGGGGATGGCGTCGCGCGGCAGCCTGGAGACGATCCGTGCCCGGATTCCCCTGGCGGAGATGTTCGGCTACATGACCGAATTGCGCAGCGCCACCAAGGGGCGGGGGACCTACACCATGGAGTTCGCTCATTTCGATCAGGCCCCGGAGGAGACGTTGCGCCGCTTCGGCTTTCTCTGA
- a CDS encoding TRL domain-containing protein — MSKRLKSVMILCLALFLLSGCTMGMTPIQGMFFTDFEGPLMVGSAAGYSKVGVAEGMVIVGVGRGDVSISAAMKNGGIKKIHHVDYHTQNIMGVFSRVQLKVYGE, encoded by the coding sequence ATGAGCAAGCGTCTCAAGTCCGTCATGATCCTTTGCCTGGCCCTTTTTCTCTTATCCGGATGCACCATGGGGATGACCCCGATTCAGGGAATGTTTTTCACCGATTTTGAAGGACCCCTGATGGTGGGAAGCGCCGCCGGCTATTCCAAGGTCGGCGTCGCCGAAGGGATGGTGATCGTCGGTGTCGGGCGCGGCGACGTCAGCATCAGCGCCGCCATGAAAAACGGCGGCATCAAGAAGATCCACCATGTCGACTATCACACCCAGAACATCATGGGCGTCTTCTCCCGGGTTCAGCTGAAGGTCTACGGCGAATAA